A window from Polyodon spathula isolate WHYD16114869_AA chromosome 28, ASM1765450v1, whole genome shotgun sequence encodes these proteins:
- the LOC121301915 gene encoding tensin-4-like isoform X1: MSQLIPNHVLRVGQTMCLSSKEDVVLLGRSCPSVSPTCCSYSTDRWVSQPMKIRSQQNGTSTQNSGHNQICDKSGDNDFLTHCILSGSTGYSTKSQGTQVFSASGQHREEEGTAERDEGEPLSPTLDVSIDNLNQLILELDPSFQPIPVRPATHFNSRESSMRSERLAQDSHGDVEVSELLLVSRSTSTSRSSDRSITSAASHRVPIPPSSPNSCSTSGSLIFSSSPSRANTLPPQPCSRRGGSNGPTTQCSTWEHNSHSSLAHSPGSDNWPKPLHIHGQRMSGASLLSTSPGSDTSYVLGSAHSLVSEDADSPERKLFGSSGSYWNLNSPYSNSPDLQKTYFSDQNLEFLNSQSQNPSSIRAFKGQNPLSRAYLRGHPSSCPPSVTGSMVDIPVVLINGSPEHKDSVIPDSRNGHSSGTLGHRATMKKSCKASSTPAVNSQSPDVQPTMKFVMDTSKFWFKPHISRDQADALLKDQEPGSFIVRDSTSYRGAFGLAMKVDKDPLPSSRSDGQSSDFIKQYLIESSAKGVRLKGASEEPYFGSLSALVYQHAITKLALPRKLLIPTTDFSERDEHREDTSATQENTTPGSDSVLATACNLLYLNSVNMESLTGPLAVQKAVSITFETDPLPVPTIVNFKVSHKGIILTDIQRKLFFRRHYPANTLSYCGIDPEDRKWQKHCRSARIFGFIAKCQDISQGNVCHLFAEYDSLQPAELAIELARGLLKDLESQ, encoded by the exons ATGTCTCAACTTATTCCAAACCATGTGCTACGAGTTGGACAGACGATGTGCCTCTCGTCAAAAGAGGACGTCGTCCTCCTGGGGCGCAGCTGTCCATCCGTCTCTCCGACATGCTGTTCCTACTCCACAGACAGATGGGTTAGCCAACCAATGAAGATCCGTTCCCAACAAAATGGAACTTCCACACAAAATAGTGGACACAACCAGATCTGTGATAAAAGCGGGGACAATGACTTTCTCACACATTGCATCCTCTCTGGCTCAACGGGCTATAGCACTAAAAGCCAGGGGACTCAAGTGTTCAGTGCTTCAGGCcagcacagagaggaggagggtaCTGCAGAGAGGGATGAGGGGGAACCTCTATCTCCAACGTTGGACGTCTCCATCGACAACCTCAACCAGCTCATTTTGGAACTGGACCCATCTTTTCAACCCATCCCTGTCCGCCCAGCAACCCATTTCAATAGCCGAGAATCAAGTATGAGATCCGAACGACTGGCGCAAG ACTCTCATGGTGATGTGGAAGTCTCCGAACTTCTTTTGGTGTCCAGGAGCACTTCTACTTCTCGATCATCGGATCGCTCTATCACCAGCGCTGCCTCTCATAGGGTCCCGATTCCTCCAAGTTCACCCAACAGCTGCTCCACCAGCGGGAGCCTCATCTTCTCCAGCTCCCCATCCAGAGCGAACACTCTGCCTCCTCAGCCTTGCTCACGGCGTGGGGGCTCCAACGGACCCACTACCCAGTGCAGCACATGGGAGCACAACTCCCACAGCTCCCTGGCCCACTCCCCTGGTTCAGACAACTGGCCCAAGCCCTTGCACATTCACGGGCAAAGGATGAGTGGAGCCTCGCTGCTCTCCACGTCACCAGGCTCCGACACGAGCTATGTTCTGGGAAG TGCCCACTCTCTCGTGAGCGAAGATGCCGACAGTCCAGAGAGAAAACTCTTCGGTTCCTCAGGGTCCTACTGGAACCTCAATAGCCCTTATTCAAACTCCCCTGATCTCCAGAAAACCTACTTCAGCGACCAAAACCTTGAGTTCTTGAACAGCCAATCACAGAATCCATCATCCATCCGTGCATTCAAGGGACAAAACCCCCTCTCCCGTGCCTATCTCAGAGGTCACCCCAGCAGCTGCCCTCCTTCTGTCACCGGCTCCATGGTTGATATCCCTGTGGTCCTCATCAATGGGAGCCCAGAGCACAAGGACTCAGTAATCCCAGACTCCCGGAACGGCCACAGCTCTGGGACACTGGGACACAGAGCGACCATGAAGAAGTCCTGCAAAGCTTCGAGCACCCCTGCTGTCAATA GTCAGTCTCCAGATGTCCAGCCCACCATGAAATTTGTCATGGATACCTCCAAGTTCTGGTTCAAGCCTCACATCAGCAGGGACCAGG CCGATGCTCTTCTGAAGGACCAGGAACCGGGTTCCTTCATCGTGCGGGACAGCACATCATATCGAGGTGCTTTTGGGTTGGCCATGAAGGTCGACAAAGACCCGTTACCTTCAAGCAGATCAG ATGGCCAGAGCTCAGATTTCATCAAGCAGTACCTTATTGAATCCTCAGCAAAGGGAGTCCGTCTTAAGGGAGCTTCAGAAGAACCCTATTTTG GCAGTCTTTCGGCTTTGGTTTACCAGCATGCCATTACTAAATTGGCTTTGCCCCGTAAGCTCCTTATACCAACCACAG ATTTCTCAGAGAGAGATGAACACAGGGAAGACACGTCAGCAACACAAGAGAATACAACGCCAGGTTCAGATTCTGTTTTGGCAACAG CCTGCAACCTTCTGTACCTGAATTCAGTCAATATGGAGTCTCTGACGGGGCCTCTCGCTGTCCAGAAGGCCGTGTCCATCACATTCGAGACAGACCCTCTCCCCGTCCCCACCATCGTCAACTTCAAAGTGTCGCACAAGGGCATCATACTTACCGACATCCAAAGAAA ACTGTTTTTCAGAAGGCACTACCCTGCAAACACCCTCAGTTACTGTGGCATTGACCCAGAGGACAGGAA GTGGCAAAAGCATTGCAGATCTGCCAG
- the LOC121301915 gene encoding tensin-4-like isoform X2, with translation MSQLIPNHVLRVGQTMCLSSKEDVVLLGRSCPSVSPTCCSYSTDRWVSQPMKIRSQQNGTSTQNSGHNQICDKSGDNDFLTHCILSGSTGYSTKSQGTQVFSASGQHREEEGTAERDEGEPLSPTLDVSIDNLNQLILELDPSFQPIPVRPATHFNSRESSMRSERLAQDSHGDVEVSELLLVSRSTSTSRSSDRSITSAASHRVPIPPSSPNSCSTSGSLIFSSSPSRANTLPPQPCSRRGGSNGPTTQCSTWEHNSHSSLAHSPGSDNWPKPLHIHGQRMSGASLLSTSPGSDTSYVLGSAHSLVSEDADSPERKLFGSSGSYWNLNSPYSNSPDLQKTYFSDQNLEFLNSQSQNPSSIRAFKGQNPLSRAYLRGHPSSCPPSVTGSMVDIPVVLINGSPEHKDSVIPDSRNGHSSGTLGHRATMKKSCKASSTPAVNNVQPTMKFVMDTSKFWFKPHISRDQADALLKDQEPGSFIVRDSTSYRGAFGLAMKVDKDPLPSSRSDGQSSDFIKQYLIESSAKGVRLKGASEEPYFGSLSALVYQHAITKLALPRKLLIPTTDFSERDEHREDTSATQENTTPGSDSVLATACNLLYLNSVNMESLTGPLAVQKAVSITFETDPLPVPTIVNFKVSHKGIILTDIQRKLFFRRHYPANTLSYCGIDPEDRKWQKHCRSARIFGFIAKCQDISQGNVCHLFAEYDSLQPAELAIELARGLLKDLESQ, from the exons ATGTCTCAACTTATTCCAAACCATGTGCTACGAGTTGGACAGACGATGTGCCTCTCGTCAAAAGAGGACGTCGTCCTCCTGGGGCGCAGCTGTCCATCCGTCTCTCCGACATGCTGTTCCTACTCCACAGACAGATGGGTTAGCCAACCAATGAAGATCCGTTCCCAACAAAATGGAACTTCCACACAAAATAGTGGACACAACCAGATCTGTGATAAAAGCGGGGACAATGACTTTCTCACACATTGCATCCTCTCTGGCTCAACGGGCTATAGCACTAAAAGCCAGGGGACTCAAGTGTTCAGTGCTTCAGGCcagcacagagaggaggagggtaCTGCAGAGAGGGATGAGGGGGAACCTCTATCTCCAACGTTGGACGTCTCCATCGACAACCTCAACCAGCTCATTTTGGAACTGGACCCATCTTTTCAACCCATCCCTGTCCGCCCAGCAACCCATTTCAATAGCCGAGAATCAAGTATGAGATCCGAACGACTGGCGCAAG ACTCTCATGGTGATGTGGAAGTCTCCGAACTTCTTTTGGTGTCCAGGAGCACTTCTACTTCTCGATCATCGGATCGCTCTATCACCAGCGCTGCCTCTCATAGGGTCCCGATTCCTCCAAGTTCACCCAACAGCTGCTCCACCAGCGGGAGCCTCATCTTCTCCAGCTCCCCATCCAGAGCGAACACTCTGCCTCCTCAGCCTTGCTCACGGCGTGGGGGCTCCAACGGACCCACTACCCAGTGCAGCACATGGGAGCACAACTCCCACAGCTCCCTGGCCCACTCCCCTGGTTCAGACAACTGGCCCAAGCCCTTGCACATTCACGGGCAAAGGATGAGTGGAGCCTCGCTGCTCTCCACGTCACCAGGCTCCGACACGAGCTATGTTCTGGGAAG TGCCCACTCTCTCGTGAGCGAAGATGCCGACAGTCCAGAGAGAAAACTCTTCGGTTCCTCAGGGTCCTACTGGAACCTCAATAGCCCTTATTCAAACTCCCCTGATCTCCAGAAAACCTACTTCAGCGACCAAAACCTTGAGTTCTTGAACAGCCAATCACAGAATCCATCATCCATCCGTGCATTCAAGGGACAAAACCCCCTCTCCCGTGCCTATCTCAGAGGTCACCCCAGCAGCTGCCCTCCTTCTGTCACCGGCTCCATGGTTGATATCCCTGTGGTCCTCATCAATGGGAGCCCAGAGCACAAGGACTCAGTAATCCCAGACTCCCGGAACGGCCACAGCTCTGGGACACTGGGACACAGAGCGACCATGAAGAAGTCCTGCAAAGCTTCGAGCACCCCTGCTGTCAATA ATGTCCAGCCCACCATGAAATTTGTCATGGATACCTCCAAGTTCTGGTTCAAGCCTCACATCAGCAGGGACCAGG CCGATGCTCTTCTGAAGGACCAGGAACCGGGTTCCTTCATCGTGCGGGACAGCACATCATATCGAGGTGCTTTTGGGTTGGCCATGAAGGTCGACAAAGACCCGTTACCTTCAAGCAGATCAG ATGGCCAGAGCTCAGATTTCATCAAGCAGTACCTTATTGAATCCTCAGCAAAGGGAGTCCGTCTTAAGGGAGCTTCAGAAGAACCCTATTTTG GCAGTCTTTCGGCTTTGGTTTACCAGCATGCCATTACTAAATTGGCTTTGCCCCGTAAGCTCCTTATACCAACCACAG ATTTCTCAGAGAGAGATGAACACAGGGAAGACACGTCAGCAACACAAGAGAATACAACGCCAGGTTCAGATTCTGTTTTGGCAACAG CCTGCAACCTTCTGTACCTGAATTCAGTCAATATGGAGTCTCTGACGGGGCCTCTCGCTGTCCAGAAGGCCGTGTCCATCACATTCGAGACAGACCCTCTCCCCGTCCCCACCATCGTCAACTTCAAAGTGTCGCACAAGGGCATCATACTTACCGACATCCAAAGAAA ACTGTTTTTCAGAAGGCACTACCCTGCAAACACCCTCAGTTACTGTGGCATTGACCCAGAGGACAGGAA GTGGCAAAAGCATTGCAGATCTGCCAG
- the LOC121301813 gene encoding death-associated protein 1-like, producing MSSPPKDKTETKAGHHAAVKAGGMRIVQKHHLSGDQNHEKDKDSKELESSSPPKPILVISGAVTRGDKDFPSAASQVAHLKPQPSVQKLPPPHHINQHIHQPRK from the exons ATGTCTTCTCCGCCGAAGGATAAAACTGAAACCAAAGCTGGACACCATGCTGCAG TAAAAGCAGGAGGGATGCGTATTGTACAGAAGCACCATCTGAGTGGGGACCAGAATCACGAGAAGGACAAAGACAGTAAAGAACTGGAAAGCAGCAG CCCACCGAAGCCGATTCTTGTCATATCTGGAGCTGTAACTCGG GGTGACAAGGACTTTCCTTCTGCAGCCTCCCAGGTGGCACACCTCAAACCTCAGCCCAGCGTGCAGAAGCTGCCCCCTCCACACCACATCAACCAGCACATCCACCAGCCCCGCAAGTGA